A single region of the Methanofastidiosum sp. genome encodes:
- a CDS encoding MBL fold metallo-hydrolase, with the protein MFHFIESIGVDSNCYILESDITALIDTGTFKNYRIYDYVDENDLQIDLIINTHCHYDHIGGNKFFQVPIYAHEKDYLDIKNGSEKTFFWGFSETFEGFKDVNPLKENDEIDLGDYLLKVIHTPGHTSGSMCLLEEDKSYLFSGDTVFKGSVGRYDLPSGNLQELKESLQKLCDIKVNEVFPGHGESFPGKDLLFNKYMITLMEEDI; encoded by the coding sequence ATGTTTCATTTTATAGAGTCAATTGGTGTTGACTCTAATTGTTACATCCTTGAAAGTGATATAACTGCACTGATTGATACTGGGACATTCAAAAACTACAGAATATACGATTATGTAGATGAAAATGATTTACAAATAGACCTTATTATTAACACCCATTGCCACTACGATCATATCGGCGGCAATAAATTTTTTCAGGTACCAATATATGCTCATGAAAAAGACTATCTTGACATAAAAAATGGATCGGAAAAAACTTTTTTCTGGGGATTTTCAGAAACTTTTGAAGGATTTAAAGATGTAAATCCCCTCAAAGAAAACGATGAAATAGACCTTGGAGATTACTTGCTTAAAGTAATTCATACACCCGGGCATACATCAGGATCAATGTGCTTACTTGAAGAAGATAAGAGTTACCTCTTTTCAGGCGACACTGTCTTCAAAGGGTCAGTTGGTCGGTATGATCTACCCTCTGGAAATCTTCAAGAATTAAAGGAATCGTTACAAAAGCTTTGCGATATTAAAGTAAATGAAGTATTCCCTGGGCATGGCGAAAGTTTCCCCGGGAAAGATCTTTTATTTAACAAGTATATGATTACTCTAATGGAAGAGGATATATAA
- a CDS encoding Glu/Leu/Phe/Val dehydrogenase, whose translation MENIDPFGNVLKQLDKVNKVLKLDEGIYEALKKPKRFVEVTIPVTMDNGNVKVFTGYRCQYNDARGPTKGGIRYHWNVSPSEIRALAAWMTWKCAVVDIPYGGGKGGIICNPKEMSDREIERLSRGFIAAIYKFIGPELDIPAPDVYTNPKIMGWMMDEFSKIRQHYTPGVITGKPLSIGGSLGRGDATAKGAWYTIREYIKYLKWDIKKTTSVVQGFGNAGAYIAKFLHDQGSKIIAVSDSQGAIYNEAGIDPYKVFEHKEKTGSVSNFAGAKNITNEELLTLKCDILCPAALENQITAKNADKIQARMIAELANGPVTPEADEILIKKGIFQLPDFLCNSGGVTVSYFEWVQNLMNYYWSVDEVYEKLDKKMTKAFWDVIAAKEKYNIDMRTASYVVAIERVVDAMKARGFGY comes from the coding sequence ATGGAGAACATAGATCCTTTTGGAAATGTATTAAAACAACTTGATAAAGTAAACAAAGTTCTAAAACTTGACGAAGGAATATACGAAGCGCTGAAGAAACCTAAGAGATTTGTTGAAGTAACTATCCCTGTTACTATGGATAATGGTAATGTTAAAGTTTTTACTGGTTATAGATGTCAGTATAATGATGCCCGTGGACCAACAAAAGGAGGAATAAGGTATCATTGGAATGTATCTCCATCTGAAATAAGGGCACTAGCGGCTTGGATGACGTGGAAATGTGCAGTTGTTGATATACCTTATGGAGGGGGCAAAGGAGGAATAATCTGTAATCCAAAAGAAATGAGCGATCGAGAAATTGAAAGACTTTCTAGAGGATTTATTGCAGCTATTTACAAATTTATAGGGCCAGAATTGGACATACCCGCTCCAGACGTTTATACCAATCCGAAAATTATGGGATGGATGATGGACGAATTTTCAAAGATAAGACAACACTACACCCCGGGAGTAATTACGGGAAAGCCACTATCGATTGGAGGTTCTCTAGGAAGGGGAGACGCAACAGCAAAAGGGGCATGGTACACTATTAGAGAATACATAAAATATTTGAAATGGGATATAAAGAAAACAACCTCAGTGGTCCAAGGATTTGGAAATGCTGGAGCTTATATTGCTAAATTTTTACATGACCAAGGCTCTAAGATTATAGCTGTTTCTGACTCGCAAGGAGCAATTTACAACGAGGCCGGAATTGATCCATATAAAGTCTTTGAACACAAAGAAAAAACAGGGTCTGTTTCTAACTTTGCAGGTGCAAAAAACATAACTAATGAAGAACTTCTAACACTTAAATGTGATATTCTATGTCCAGCCGCACTTGAGAATCAGATTACTGCAAAAAATGCCGACAAGATTCAGGCTAGGATGATTGCTGAACTAGCCAATGGACCAGTGACACCTGAAGCCGATGAAATTCTTATCAAAAAAGGAATATTTCAGTTGCCTGATTTCTTATGTAATTCTGGAGGAGTAACAGTTTCATATTTCGAGTGGGTCCAGAACTTAATGAACTATTACTGGTCTGTTGACGAAGTATATGAAAAACTTGACAAAAAGATGACAAAGGCATTCTGGGATGTAATTGCGGCTAAGGAGAAATATAATATTGACATGAGAACAGCTTCTTACGTTGTTGCAATTGAAAGAGTGGTCGATGCAATGAAAGCAAGAGGATTCGGTTACTAG